The sequence GGTGGAAACCTTCGTCCTGCTGTTCAGCAGTATTACCTACGGCATGGCGATGATCGCCATGAACAAGGGCGACAAGTCGCAGGTTAACCTCTGGCTGGGGCTGACCTTCCTGTTCGGTCTGGCGTTTATCACCATGGAAATCTATGAATTCCATCACCTGATTGCCGAAGGTTTCGGCCCGGATCGCAGCGCTTTCCTGTCGGCGTTCTTTGCGCTGGTCGGCACGCACGGCGTCCACGTTACCGCCGGCCTGATCTGGCTTGTCATTATGATGGTGCAGGTCGCCGGTCGCGGACTGACCGCCGTCAATAAAACCCGTCTGATGTGCCTGAGCCTGTTCTGGCACTTCCTGGACGTGGTATGGATTTGTGTCTTCACCGTTGTTTATCTGCTGGGGGCGATGTAATGAGTCATTCAACAACCGATCATGCAGGCGCCAGCCACGGTAGCGTCAAATCCTACCTGACAGGTTTTGTTCTGTCCGTTATCCTGACCGTGATCCCTTTTGCGATGGTAATGGCCGGTTCA comes from Brenneria nigrifluens DSM 30175 = ATCC 13028 and encodes:
- a CDS encoding cytochrome o ubiquinol oxidase subunit III; protein product: MSTETLTNHSAAHAEHGHHDAGATKVFGFWIYLMSDCILFASLFATYAVLVNGTAGGPTGKDIFELPFVLVETFVLLFSSITYGMAMIAMNKGDKSQVNLWLGLTFLFGLAFITMEIYEFHHLIAEGFGPDRSAFLSAFFALVGTHGVHVTAGLIWLVIMMVQVAGRGLTAVNKTRLMCLSLFWHFLDVVWICVFTVVYLLGAM